One window from the genome of Amycolatopsis sp. NBC_01480 encodes:
- a CDS encoding peptidase C39 family protein: MRARGLVTLMSIAMLTAGATQYAEAAPAHPANDEAINYHEWSGPAYVTGRFDGLGLGPGGLRITHPAGTVEHSEPGLGTTKTYDYGTWTSPVFRPGFDATQLIASWNAQTPAKTWLEVEAKGRTSTGVETTWYVMGRWASGDSDIQRTSVDGQSDDNATVDVDTLETKTGVTLRSYQLRVSLYREAGTRATPTLSTLGAMTSNVPDRFDVKTTKPGVASGIELKVPEYAQNIHKGQFPQYGGGGEAWCSPTSTEMVAEYWGKKPTAQQMSWIPSDYVDPAVVYAARNTYDYAYDGTGNWPFNTAYAASLGLRGHITRLHDLNELEGYIARGIPVITSQSFLSSELDGAGYGTSGHIMVVVGFTAAGDVIVNDPASSSDSRVRNVYKRDQFEKIWQRTKRYTDTGSVAGGPGGVVYIVTPA; the protein is encoded by the coding sequence ATGCGCGCACGCGGACTGGTCACGCTAATGTCGATCGCCATGTTGACCGCGGGGGCGACGCAGTACGCCGAAGCCGCGCCGGCACACCCGGCGAACGACGAAGCCATCAACTACCACGAGTGGTCCGGCCCGGCGTACGTCACCGGCCGCTTCGACGGGCTCGGGCTGGGCCCCGGCGGGCTGCGCATCACGCACCCGGCCGGCACGGTCGAGCACAGCGAGCCCGGCCTGGGCACCACGAAGACCTACGACTACGGCACCTGGACCTCCCCGGTTTTCCGGCCGGGCTTCGACGCCACGCAGCTGATCGCGTCGTGGAACGCGCAGACGCCGGCCAAGACCTGGCTGGAGGTCGAGGCCAAGGGCCGCACCTCCACCGGCGTCGAGACCACCTGGTACGTGATGGGCCGCTGGGCCAGCGGCGACAGCGACATCCAGCGCACCAGCGTCGACGGGCAGAGCGACGACAACGCGACGGTCGACGTCGACACGCTCGAGACCAAGACCGGCGTCACGCTGCGCTCGTACCAGCTGCGGGTCAGCCTCTACCGCGAGGCGGGCACCCGCGCCACCCCGACGCTGTCCACGCTCGGCGCGATGACCTCCAACGTGCCGGACCGGTTCGACGTGAAGACCACCAAGCCGGGCGTCGCCAGCGGCATCGAGCTGAAGGTCCCGGAGTACGCGCAGAACATCCACAAAGGACAGTTCCCGCAATACGGCGGGGGCGGCGAGGCCTGGTGCAGCCCGACCTCGACCGAGATGGTCGCCGAGTACTGGGGCAAGAAGCCGACCGCGCAGCAGATGAGCTGGATCCCGTCGGACTACGTCGACCCAGCGGTCGTGTACGCGGCCCGCAACACGTACGACTACGCCTACGACGGCACCGGCAACTGGCCGTTCAACACCGCGTACGCCGCTTCGCTCGGCCTGCGCGGCCACATCACCCGGCTGCACGACCTGAACGAGCTCGAAGGCTACATCGCGCGCGGCATCCCGGTGATCACCTCGCAGTCGTTCCTGTCCTCGGAGCTCGACGGCGCGGGTTACGGCACGTCCGGGCACATCATGGTGGTCGTCGGCTTCACCGCGGCCGGCGACGTGATCGTGAACGACCCGGCGTCCAGCTCCGACTCGCGGGTGCGCAACGTCTACAAGCGGGACCAGTTCGAAAAGATCTGGCAGCGCACCAAGCGCTACACCGACACCGGCAGTGTGGCGGGCGGGCCCGGAGGCGTGGTCTACATCGTCACCCCCGCCTGA
- a CDS encoding S-(hydroxymethyl)mycothiol dehydrogenase, whose protein sequence is MPYEVQGVVSRAKGEPVTLETVVVPDPGPGEAVVSVQACGVCHTDLHYREGGINDEFPFLLGHEAAGRVDKVGAGVTDLAPGDYVILNWRAVCGTCRACKRGKPWYCFSTFNAEQPMTLTDGTKLSPALGIGAFLEKTLVHSGQCTKVNPEAEPAVAGLLGCGVMAGLGAAINTGAVGRGDSVAVIGCGGVGDAAIAGASLAGATTIIAIDTDDRKLEWAKGFGATHTVNSKGLSEDAVVTAMQDATRSFGPDVVIDAVGRPETWRQAFYGRDLAGTVVLVGVPTPEMRLNDLPLIDFFARGGSLKSSWYGDCLPSRDFPMLVDLYLQGRLPLDKFVTERIGLDGVEAAFEHMHHGDVLRSVVEF, encoded by the coding sequence ATGCCGTACGAGGTCCAGGGAGTCGTGTCGCGGGCGAAGGGCGAGCCGGTCACGCTGGAGACTGTGGTGGTGCCCGACCCGGGCCCGGGCGAGGCGGTCGTTTCGGTCCAGGCGTGCGGGGTCTGCCACACCGACCTGCACTACCGCGAGGGCGGCATCAACGACGAGTTCCCGTTCCTGCTCGGCCACGAGGCCGCGGGCCGGGTGGACAAGGTCGGCGCGGGCGTCACCGACCTCGCGCCGGGCGACTACGTGATCCTGAACTGGCGCGCGGTCTGCGGCACCTGCCGGGCGTGCAAGCGCGGCAAGCCGTGGTACTGCTTCTCCACGTTCAACGCCGAGCAGCCGATGACGCTCACCGACGGCACCAAGCTTTCGCCGGCGCTGGGCATCGGCGCGTTCCTGGAGAAGACACTCGTCCACAGTGGACAATGCACGAAGGTGAACCCGGAGGCCGAGCCCGCGGTGGCCGGCCTGCTCGGCTGCGGCGTGATGGCCGGGCTGGGCGCGGCGATCAACACCGGCGCCGTCGGCCGCGGGGACTCGGTGGCCGTGATCGGCTGCGGCGGGGTCGGCGACGCCGCCATCGCGGGCGCCAGCCTGGCCGGCGCGACCACGATCATCGCGATCGACACCGACGACCGGAAACTGGAGTGGGCCAAGGGTTTCGGCGCCACGCACACCGTGAACAGCAAGGGCCTGAGCGAGGACGCGGTGGTCACCGCGATGCAGGACGCGACCCGCTCGTTCGGCCCGGACGTGGTGATCGACGCCGTCGGGCGGCCGGAGACCTGGCGCCAGGCGTTCTACGGCCGCGACCTGGCGGGCACCGTGGTGCTGGTCGGCGTCCCGACGCCGGAGATGCGGCTGAACGACCTGCCGCTGATCGACTTCTTCGCCCGCGGCGGCTCGCTCAAGTCGTCCTGGTACGGCGACTGCCTGCCCTCGCGCGACTTCCCCATGCTGGTGGACCTCTACCTGCAGGGCCGCCTGCCGCTGGACAAGTTCGTCACCGAGCGGATCGGCCTGGACGGCGTCGAGGCGGCCTTCGAGCACATGCACCACGGCGACGTCCTGCGCAGCGTGGTGGAGTTCTGA
- a CDS encoding gamma-glutamylcyclotransferase has translation MTAPPGWRERTPVLAYGSNACPSKITWLREHLGLTGPVVVLKARSTGLAAVWAAGLRKRDGQRPATLAAMPGVVEEHAVWFATPDQLAVLDVCEGRGNRYDLARLTAADIRLEDGTRLDGVHAYVANSDIRRPLLVDGRPVRVAEVGQARAAALTGVPAPGHGVPCEVLTPTQTFS, from the coding sequence GTGACGGCGCCGCCGGGGTGGCGCGAGCGCACGCCCGTGCTCGCGTACGGCTCCAACGCGTGCCCGTCGAAGATCACCTGGCTGCGCGAGCACCTCGGGCTGACCGGCCCGGTGGTCGTGCTGAAGGCGCGCAGCACCGGGCTCGCCGCGGTCTGGGCGGCGGGCCTGCGCAAACGTGACGGCCAGCGCCCGGCCACGCTCGCGGCGATGCCCGGCGTCGTCGAGGAGCACGCGGTCTGGTTCGCCACGCCGGACCAGCTCGCGGTCCTGGACGTCTGCGAGGGCCGCGGCAACCGCTACGACCTCGCGCGGCTGACCGCCGCCGACATCCGCCTCGAAGACGGCACCCGGCTCGACGGCGTGCACGCCTACGTTGCGAATTCCGACATCCGTCGCCCCCTGCTCGTCGACGGGCGGCCGGTGCGGGTCGCGGAGGTCGGGCAGGCCCGCGCTGCTGCGCTCACCGGTGTTCCGGCACCTGGCCACGGGGTGCCTTGCGAGGTACTGACGCCGACGCAGACGTTCAGCTGA
- a CDS encoding FAD-binding oxidoreductase — MNDLINHRIRDSWAGDGAGTAALPDRAVRWLGQRIGRVGADRGHNEHPVPKLTDSTLAEPALKALAAVVGVENVLVDGPERLARASGLSYLDLLRRQHPQNQDSLPVPDAVVLPGDPEQVQAVLEACVSHDVGVVPFGGGTSVVGGVAALRGDKTAVIALDLARLDQLVSLDPVSHLAVLQAGVRGPEAERLLGEHGFTLGHVPQSFERATIGGFAATRSAGQASSGYGRFEDMVAGVRLATPRGEWRLGVAPASAAGPDLRQLAVGSEGTLGVITEVALRVRPVPRERRYEGYVVDGWAAGAEAVRQLAQQHVLADVTRLSDVDETAVSFALSGGWKTALLRGYLAARGIKHPCLLIVGWEGDVQAKRRRTAAVLRRAGALRIGRALGETWRHGRFNGPRQRDALMGLGVCVETLETAAYWSKLDDLHDAVRAALTASLGRAIVMCHVSHAYETGASLYFTVLTSRDDADPVSQWQRAKRAASEAIVGLGTISHHHAVGVDHAPYLPAEIGALGVDVLRAAKHAVDPTGILNPGKLIG, encoded by the coding sequence GTGAACGATCTCATTAACCACCGTATCCGGGACTCGTGGGCCGGCGACGGCGCTGGCACCGCCGCGCTGCCCGATCGGGCCGTCCGGTGGCTCGGCCAGCGTATCGGCCGGGTGGGGGCGGATCGAGGGCATAACGAGCACCCTGTCCCGAAATTGACCGATTCGACGCTTGCCGAGCCCGCTCTGAAAGCGCTCGCGGCCGTGGTCGGGGTGGAGAACGTGCTGGTGGACGGCCCGGAGCGGCTCGCCCGCGCCAGTGGTCTGTCCTATCTGGACCTGCTGCGGCGGCAGCACCCGCAAAACCAGGATTCCCTGCCGGTGCCCGACGCCGTGGTGCTGCCGGGCGACCCGGAGCAGGTCCAGGCCGTGCTCGAGGCCTGCGTGAGCCACGACGTGGGCGTGGTCCCGTTCGGCGGTGGCACCTCGGTGGTCGGCGGCGTCGCCGCGCTGCGCGGGGACAAAACCGCGGTGATCGCACTCGATCTCGCCCGGCTCGACCAGCTGGTTTCGCTCGACCCGGTTTCGCACCTCGCCGTGCTGCAGGCCGGCGTGCGCGGGCCCGAGGCCGAGCGGCTGCTGGGTGAGCACGGGTTCACCCTCGGTCACGTGCCGCAGTCGTTCGAGCGGGCGACCATCGGCGGCTTCGCGGCGACGCGCTCGGCCGGGCAAGCGTCGTCCGGGTACGGCCGGTTCGAGGACATGGTGGCCGGCGTCCGGCTGGCGACCCCGCGCGGCGAGTGGCGGCTCGGGGTCGCGCCCGCGTCGGCGGCCGGGCCGGACCTGCGCCAGCTCGCCGTCGGCAGTGAGGGCACGCTCGGCGTGATCACCGAGGTGGCGCTGCGCGTCCGGCCAGTGCCTCGGGAGCGCCGTTACGAGGGTTACGTCGTGGACGGCTGGGCGGCCGGCGCCGAAGCCGTCCGGCAACTGGCGCAGCAGCACGTGCTGGCGGACGTCACCCGGCTGTCCGATGTGGACGAAACGGCGGTGTCTTTCGCGCTGAGTGGCGGGTGGAAAACGGCTCTGCTACGCGGTTATCTGGCCGCCCGCGGGATCAAGCACCCGTGCCTGCTGATCGTCGGCTGGGAGGGTGACGTCCAGGCAAAGCGGCGCCGGACGGCCGCGGTGCTGCGGCGCGCGGGCGCGCTCCGGATCGGCCGCGCGCTCGGCGAGACCTGGCGCCACGGCCGGTTCAACGGCCCCCGGCAGCGGGACGCGTTGATGGGCCTCGGCGTCTGCGTCGAGACGCTGGAGACGGCGGCGTACTGGTCGAAGCTCGACGACCTGCACGACGCGGTCCGCGCGGCGCTGACCGCCTCGCTCGGCCGCGCGATCGTGATGTGCCACGTCTCGCACGCGTACGAGACGGGCGCTTCGCTGTACTTCACCGTGCTGACCTCGCGCGACGACGCCGATCCGGTCAGCCAGTGGCAGCGCGCGAAGCGGGCCGCGTCGGAGGCCATCGTCGGTCTCGGCACGATCTCGCACCACCACGCCGTGGGCGTCGACCACGCGCCGTACCTGCCGGCGGAGATCGGCGCGCTGGGCGTGGACGTGCTGCGCGCGGCCAAACACGCGGTCGACCCGACCGGCATCCTCAACCCCGGAAAACTGATCGGCTGA
- a CDS encoding TetR/AcrR family transcriptional regulator, with protein sequence MDVKRHSQSEDASSALAGTRSRQTSARVSDDVLLDAARECVLAVGVRRTTLAEIARTAHVSRMTVYRRFPDVRSVLAALMTREFSGLLKQANHAGDEAVHVRDRLVRIASAAVTALSADPLFRTLLDVDPELVLPYIVERLGATQNFAEQVLRHLLESGHQDGSIRQAEVVTQARSILLVVQSFAFSLRPATADVDEQALLAEFRHVLDASLRP encoded by the coding sequence ATGGACGTGAAACGTCACTCGCAGTCGGAAGACGCTTCTTCCGCGCTCGCGGGCACCCGCAGCCGCCAGACCTCGGCGCGCGTCTCCGACGACGTGCTGCTCGACGCCGCCCGGGAGTGCGTGCTCGCGGTCGGCGTCCGGCGGACCACGCTCGCCGAGATCGCCCGCACCGCGCACGTCAGCCGGATGACGGTGTACCGGCGGTTCCCCGACGTCCGCAGTGTGCTCGCCGCACTGATGACCCGCGAGTTCAGCGGCCTGCTGAAACAGGCGAACCACGCCGGCGACGAGGCGGTGCACGTCCGGGACCGCCTGGTGCGCATCGCTTCGGCCGCGGTCACCGCGCTGTCCGCCGACCCACTGTTCCGCACGCTGCTGGACGTCGACCCGGAGCTGGTGCTGCCGTACATCGTGGAGCGGCTCGGCGCCACGCAGAACTTCGCCGAGCAGGTGCTGCGGCACCTGCTGGAGTCCGGTCACCAGGACGGCTCCATCCGGCAAGCCGAGGTCGTCACGCAGGCGCGCTCGATCCTGCTTGTGGTGCAGTCGTTCGCGTTCTCGCTGCGGCCCGCCACAGCGGACGTCGACGAGCAGGCGCTGCTCGCAGAGTTCCGGCACGTGCTCGACGCTTCGCTGCGGCCGTGA
- a CDS encoding glycerol-3-phosphate dehydrogenase/oxidase — MSSGSLNARRRERELDRLTGGERVDVIVVGGGVTGAGIALDAAARGLSVAVVEAHDLAFGTSRWSSKLVHGGLRYLAKGELGLAHESAVERGILMMRTAPHLTRAMPQLFPLYPGTSRAQQAVIAAGLHAGDALRRVARTPASILPRPRPVPVAEALALSPGLAPSGLRGGLLAYDGALVDDARLVVSLARTAALLGARILTGVEALSLAADRVRVREGSVEYDLRARQVINATGVWADTLTDSVRLRPSRGSHLVLAPGSVSVGATSVNVPVPGETNRFVFLLPQPDGRVYLGLTDEPLDGEVPPVPSVPESDVDFLLTVASSVLARPLTRADVIGSFAGLRPLIAGSGGRSADLSRKHAVVTGADGVLTVVGGKLTTYRRMAEDAVDAALTHANLHAGPSRTARLPLLGAAPRDRLSLVDAPARLVAKYGTEAPRVAALGQVEPEFAAPLFDGTEITAAEVVWAVRHEGALTAEDVLARRTRLSLVPADAAAARARVQELVAKALAGLS, encoded by the coding sequence GTGAGCAGCGGTTCGCTCAATGCCCGTCGTCGTGAACGTGAGCTGGACCGGCTGACCGGTGGTGAGCGGGTCGACGTGATCGTGGTCGGCGGTGGGGTCACCGGGGCCGGGATCGCGCTGGACGCGGCCGCGCGAGGGCTGTCGGTCGCGGTGGTCGAGGCGCACGACCTGGCGTTCGGCACGTCGCGGTGGTCGAGCAAGCTCGTGCACGGCGGCCTGCGGTACCTGGCCAAGGGCGAGCTGGGGCTGGCGCACGAGAGCGCTGTCGAGCGCGGCATCCTGATGATGCGCACCGCGCCGCACCTGACGCGGGCGATGCCGCAGCTGTTTCCCTTGTACCCCGGCACTTCCCGGGCTCAGCAGGCGGTGATCGCCGCCGGGTTGCACGCGGGTGACGCCCTGCGCCGGGTGGCGCGTACGCCCGCGTCGATCCTGCCCCGGCCGCGGCCGGTCCCGGTGGCCGAGGCGCTCGCGCTGTCCCCCGGGCTCGCGCCGAGCGGCCTGCGCGGCGGACTGCTGGCGTACGACGGCGCGCTGGTGGACGACGCCCGACTGGTGGTGAGCCTCGCGCGGACGGCCGCCTTGCTGGGCGCGCGAATCCTGACGGGGGTGGAGGCGCTTTCGCTGGCCGCGGATCGCGTTCGCGTCCGCGAGGGTTCGGTGGAGTACGACTTGCGCGCCCGCCAGGTGATCAACGCGACCGGAGTCTGGGCGGACACGCTCACGGACTCCGTGCGCCTGCGCCCTTCGCGCGGCTCGCACCTGGTGCTGGCGCCGGGCTCGGTGTCGGTCGGCGCGACTTCGGTGAACGTGCCGGTGCCCGGCGAGACCAACCGTTTTGTGTTCCTGCTGCCCCAGCCCGACGGCCGCGTCTACTTGGGACTGACGGACGAGCCGCTGGACGGCGAGGTCCCGCCCGTGCCGTCGGTGCCGGAGTCCGATGTGGACTTCCTGCTCACGGTCGCCTCCTCGGTGTTGGCGCGGCCACTGACCCGCGCGGACGTGATCGGCTCGTTCGCCGGCCTGCGCCCGCTGATCGCGGGCTCCGGCGGCCGCAGCGCGGACCTCTCGCGCAAGCACGCGGTGGTCACCGGCGCCGACGGGGTCCTGACCGTGGTCGGCGGCAAGCTCACCACGTACCGCCGAATGGCCGAAGACGCCGTCGACGCGGCCCTGACGCACGCGAACCTCCACGCCGGCCCGTCCCGCACCGCCCGCCTGCCCTTGCTGGGCGCCGCACCGCGCGATCGGCTGTCCCTTGTGGACGCCCCCGCGCGCCTGGTGGCCAAGTACGGCACGGAGGCCCCGCGCGTCGCCGCCCTGGGCCAGGTCGAGCCGGAGTTCGCCGCGCCCCTGTTCGACGGCACGGAAATCACCGCGGCCGAAGTGGTCTGGGCCGTCCGCCACGAGGGCGCCCTGACGGCCGAAGACGTCCTCGCCCGCCGCACCCGCCTCTCCCTGGTCCCCGCCGACGCGGCCGCGGCCCGGGCCCGAGTCCAGGAACTGGTCGCGAAAGCGCTCGCCGGGCTCTCCTGA
- a CDS encoding helix-turn-helix transcriptional regulator, translating into MSPVRRGKELPIHNRLPVLRAERGLSRAALAEAVEVNPQTIGALERGDHYPSLDLAFRICAVFDLPVEAVFSREPFAPLSTQVYREGGA; encoded by the coding sequence ATGAGCCCGGTAAGACGTGGCAAGGAGCTGCCGATCCACAACCGGCTGCCTGTCCTTCGGGCCGAGCGGGGGCTGAGCCGGGCGGCGCTGGCCGAAGCGGTGGAAGTCAATCCGCAGACGATCGGGGCGCTGGAGCGCGGGGATCACTACCCGAGCCTCGACCTGGCGTTCCGCATTTGCGCGGTGTTCGACCTGCCGGTGGAGGCGGTGTTCAGCCGCGAGCCGTTCGCGCCGCTGTCCACGCAGGTTTATCGAGAGGGGGGAGCATGA
- a CDS encoding ABC transporter ATP-binding protein produces MTGPALEIDRISKRYGKKVALDEVSFDVRAGELFGFVGGNGAGKTTTMRIALGVLAADAGEVRFGGQPITHETRTSIGYMPEERGLYPKMKVLDQLVYLAELHGLSTNEAHRGAELWLARLGLGERRKDEVQKLSLGNQQRVQLAAALVHDPAVLVLDEPFSGLDPLAVDVMSGVLREKAANGVPVVFSSHQLELVERLCDRVGIIRNGRMAAVGTVPELTRGASSRLLVTAPGTRPGWASTVPGVRVLEERGPTTVLELTAGADDQAVLAAALATGPVTEFSRQRRSLTELFRDGDATKQGDAA; encoded by the coding sequence ATGACCGGGCCGGCACTCGAGATCGACCGGATCTCCAAGCGGTACGGGAAAAAGGTCGCGCTCGACGAGGTCTCGTTCGACGTGCGCGCCGGTGAGCTGTTCGGGTTCGTCGGCGGCAACGGGGCGGGCAAGACCACCACCATGCGGATCGCGCTGGGGGTGCTGGCCGCCGACGCCGGGGAGGTCCGGTTCGGCGGGCAGCCGATCACGCACGAGACGCGCACGAGCATCGGCTACATGCCCGAGGAGCGCGGCCTGTACCCGAAGATGAAGGTGCTCGACCAGCTCGTCTACCTGGCCGAGCTGCACGGGCTCAGCACCAACGAAGCGCACCGCGGCGCCGAGCTGTGGCTGGCCCGGCTCGGCCTCGGCGAGCGGCGCAAGGACGAGGTGCAGAAGCTCAGCCTCGGCAACCAGCAGCGCGTGCAGCTCGCCGCCGCGCTGGTGCACGACCCGGCCGTGCTGGTGCTCGACGAGCCGTTCTCCGGCCTCGACCCGCTGGCGGTCGACGTGATGAGCGGGGTGCTGCGCGAGAAGGCCGCGAACGGCGTGCCCGTGGTGTTCTCCAGCCACCAGCTGGAACTCGTAGAGCGGCTGTGCGACCGCGTCGGGATCATCCGGAATGGACGGATGGCCGCCGTCGGCACGGTGCCCGAGCTGACCCGCGGCGCGAGCAGCCGGCTGCTCGTCACGGCGCCGGGCACCCGGCCCGGCTGGGCTTCGACGGTGCCGGGCGTGCGCGTCCTCGAAGAACGCGGGCCGACCACCGTGCTGGAGCTGACCGCGGGCGCGGACGATCAGGCCGTGCTGGCTGCCGCGCTGGCGACCGGGCCGGTCACGGAGTTCAGCCGGCAGCGCCGTTCGCTCACCGAGCTGTTCCGCGACGGCGACGCGACGAAGCAAGGAGACGCGGCATGA
- a CDS encoding ABC transporter permease: MNRISPARAVRLVAKRELNIRLRTRSFVVSTAVLLVLLCGYVALQAFLASSSSTTTIALTGQAQGIAQELQAAGAQAGDKFETVTAASEEDGQAQVRSGDADALVSGSASRLRVTVKSTLDTKLQAVLDGIVQQQVLDAQLSAAHLDPVQVRQTVSAAHVDVAPPLEPRDSDHGQRLVIGIVVAILLYMSIITYGMLVAQGVVEEKSSRVVEILLSTVRPWHLLLGKVIGLGLVGLAQLGILAVVGLAVATGTGVLSLSGVAAGAAVWGLVWYLLGFLLYAMLYGAAGSLVSRQEDTQTVVGPVNIALIIGFIVGINLLTQSPDGTATRVVSLIPLLSPVLMPARIATGAAAPWEIVTSLVLTIATIALVTWLGARIYQNGVLRVGSRVKLADALRR, from the coding sequence ATGAACCGCATCAGCCCCGCGCGCGCCGTCCGGCTGGTCGCCAAGCGGGAACTGAACATCCGGCTGCGGACGCGCTCGTTCGTCGTGAGCACCGCGGTGCTGCTGGTACTGCTGTGCGGTTACGTTGCGCTGCAAGCGTTCCTCGCCAGCTCCTCCAGCACGACGACGATCGCCCTCACCGGCCAGGCGCAGGGCATCGCCCAGGAATTGCAGGCGGCCGGCGCACAGGCCGGGGACAAGTTCGAGACCGTCACCGCGGCGTCCGAAGAGGACGGACAGGCCCAGGTCCGCTCCGGCGATGCGGACGCGCTCGTGTCCGGCAGCGCATCCCGGCTCCGGGTCACCGTCAAGTCCACACTGGACACCAAACTGCAGGCCGTGCTCGACGGAATCGTGCAGCAGCAAGTGCTCGACGCGCAGCTGTCCGCCGCCCACCTCGACCCGGTTCAGGTGCGTCAGACGGTCTCGGCAGCGCACGTCGACGTCGCGCCGCCGCTGGAGCCGCGCGACTCGGACCACGGGCAGCGGCTCGTGATCGGCATCGTCGTCGCGATCCTGCTGTACATGAGCATCATCACCTACGGGATGCTGGTCGCCCAGGGCGTGGTGGAGGAGAAGTCCAGCCGCGTGGTGGAGATCCTGCTGTCCACCGTGCGGCCGTGGCATCTGCTGCTGGGCAAGGTGATCGGGCTCGGCCTGGTCGGGCTGGCCCAGCTCGGCATCCTCGCCGTGGTGGGACTGGCCGTGGCCACCGGGACCGGCGTGCTGTCGTTGTCCGGCGTCGCGGCGGGGGCCGCCGTCTGGGGCCTCGTCTGGTACCTGCTGGGATTCCTGTTGTACGCCATGCTCTACGGCGCCGCGGGCTCGCTCGTCTCGCGGCAGGAGGACACCCAGACGGTGGTGGGGCCGGTGAACATCGCGCTGATCATCGGGTTCATCGTGGGGATCAACCTGCTCACGCAGTCGCCGGACGGCACGGCGACGCGGGTCGTCTCGCTGATCCCGCTGCTTTCGCCGGTCCTGATGCCGGCGCGGATCGCCACCGGCGCGGCGGCGCCGTGGGAGATCGTGACGTCGCTGGTGCTGACGATCGCCACGATCGCGCTGGTCACCTGGCTGGGCGCGCGGATCTACCAGAACGGCGTGCTGCGCGTCGGCAGCCGTGTGAAGCTGGCCGACGCCCTCCGCCGCTGA
- a CDS encoding serine hydrolase domain-containing protein: MKRNPLIRGLAATLAAATLLSVTAAPAAFAATSGAVSQPATGARTPLPPLNPAALQAAIAGLPNADETGALLQVRGSAGAWTGTSGTADLKTGAPVPADAHFRIGSITKTFTAVLVLQLAAEHRVDLDAPVQRYLPGLLPAGYPPITVAQLLNHTSGLPGVDLPPGDPQWMVDHRYTVFTPEQVLATAFRHAIVFAPGSAQQYTNTSYLVAGLLVEKLTGRPYGEVMRDRVIRPLGLRETSVPDNNPDLPAPYSHGYVTVNGQLVDLTRMNQSIPWAAGSMISTAGDLDTFLTALFRGRLVPRPELARMFTVPSVKIFGSDQDAYYSQGLMTSTLNGVTVWGKTGTRYGYTNGLWATRDLKRRAVYSVNSTTKDTDGPPPIVLKIADAITR; this comes from the coding sequence ATGAAAAGAAATCCGCTGATCCGCGGGCTCGCGGCGACGTTGGCCGCCGCCACCCTGCTGTCCGTCACGGCCGCGCCGGCCGCGTTCGCCGCCACCTCCGGGGCGGTGTCACAGCCCGCGACCGGCGCGAGGACCCCGCTCCCGCCGTTGAACCCCGCGGCCCTGCAAGCCGCCATCGCCGGGTTGCCGAACGCCGACGAGACCGGCGCGCTGTTGCAGGTCCGCGGCTCGGCGGGGGCCTGGACCGGGACCTCCGGGACGGCTGACCTGAAGACCGGGGCGCCCGTCCCGGCCGACGCGCACTTCCGGATCGGCAGCATCACCAAGACGTTCACCGCGGTACTGGTGCTGCAGCTGGCAGCGGAGCACCGCGTCGATCTCGACGCGCCGGTGCAGCGGTACCTGCCGGGGCTGCTGCCCGCGGGCTACCCGCCGATCACCGTCGCCCAGTTGCTGAACCACACCAGCGGGCTGCCCGGCGTCGACCTGCCGCCTGGCGATCCACAGTGGATGGTCGACCACCGGTACACCGTGTTCACGCCGGAGCAGGTGCTGGCCACGGCGTTCCGGCACGCGATCGTCTTCGCCCCGGGCAGCGCGCAGCAGTACACGAACACGAGCTACCTGGTCGCGGGCCTGCTGGTGGAGAAGCTCACCGGCCGCCCGTACGGCGAGGTGATGCGCGACCGCGTGATCCGGCCGCTGGGCCTGCGCGAGACCTCCGTGCCGGACAACAACCCGGACCTGCCCGCCCCGTACTCGCACGGCTACGTGACCGTGAACGGGCAGCTGGTCGACCTGACCCGGATGAACCAGTCGATCCCGTGGGCGGCGGGCTCGATGATCTCCACCGCGGGCGACCTGGACACCTTCCTCACCGCGCTCTTCCGCGGGCGGCTGGTGCCGCGGCCGGAGCTGGCGCGGATGTTCACCGTGCCGTCCGTGAAGATCTTCGGCTCCGACCAGGACGCCTACTACAGCCAGGGCCTGATGACCTCCACGCTCAACGGCGTCACCGTCTGGGGCAAGACCGGTACCCGTTACGGCTACACCAACGGCCTCTGGGCCACGCGCGACCTGAAGCGGCGCGCCGTCTATTCCGTCAACTCCACGACCAAGGACACCGACGGCCCGCCGCCGATCGTGCTGAAGATCGCGGACGCGATCACCCGGTGA